In Leishmania mexicana MHOM/GT/2001/U1103 complete genome, chromosome 24, a genomic segment contains:
- a CDS encoding putative DNAJ domain protein: MFLRTRTLCYTVHTPRGINFDLSADDAIHRIQDKYGRRWFGAQLDYLRLETPSKEFLPFYLCSGRIHASFVGNVSYSVNTTSGDGKSTRSSTRYVSTSLQALDSVFEENKTQIYAGYKYNIAHVHHALRGDQLSYSLRKMYEVDTTGAIINLFEQSTGTMMKFVEMEVRQQAEETARSLVRSFHPSADSVTVEFKEFTFHLDDVTPTFVPCFVVKSEYEAERYTLYVSGLNGQVGGPYLLNSVYIARTTALATLAAALLLVPNKVAGCFFGSVACVATYYAAFFAARWYPVMRRNWNRQKRERLRRDNLGLDQAGYRPNISSQRIQQEYRSSTYWDTHAYQQRRHTDSHGPRSASSSSSSSSFSAHSVADPLGYYRALGLNGDESVNEIRSAYRRIVLKQHPDVGGSSEAMVKANEAYRVLRDPKRRAAYDQS, encoded by the coding sequence ATGTTTCTACGAACACGTACCTTGTGCTACACAGTGCACACCCCGCGCGGCATCAACTTCGACCTCTCTGCCGACGATGCAATCCATCGCATCCAGGACAAGTATGGGCGCCGTTGGTTTGGCGCGCAGCTCGACTACCTCCGTCTAGAGACGCCATCGAAGGAGTTCTTGCCTTTTTACCTCTGCAGCGGCCGCATCCACGCCTCCTTCGTCGGCAATGTGAGCTACAGCGTCAACACGACCTCCGGCGATGGCAAGAGCACACGCTCCTCCACCCGCTACGTCAGCACGTCCTTGCAGGCCCTTGACAGCGTCTTTGAGGAGAACAAGACGCAAATCTACGCCGGCTACAAGTACAACATCGCCCACGTCCAtcacgcgctgcgcggcgaTCAGCTCAGCTACTCGCTGCGCAAGATGTACGAGGTGGACACCACCGGGGCCATCATCAACCTCTTCGAGCAGTCGACCGGGACGATGATGAAGTTTGTGGAGATggaggtgcggcagcaggcggaggagaccGCGCGCTCCCTCGTCCGGTCCTTCCACCCCTCCGCCGACTCCGTCACCGTGGAGTTTAAGGAGTTCACGTTCCACCTTGACGATGTCACCCCCACGTTTGTGCCATGCTTCGTCGTCAAGTCGGAATACGAGGCGGAGCGCTACACGCTCTACGTGTCGGGCCTCAACGGCCAAGTCGGCGGTCCGTATCTGCTCAACTCGGTCTACATAGCCCGTACCACTGCCCTCGCCACCCTGGCCGCCGCTCTGCTCCTTGTGCCGAACAAGGTGGCGGGCTGCTTCTTCGGCTCCGTGGCGTGTGTGGCCACCTACTACGCGGCCTTCTTCGCGGCTCGCTGGTACCCGGTGATGCGGCGCAACTGGAACCGCCAGAAACGGGAGCGACTGCGCCGTGATAACCTTGGGCTCGATCAAGCCGGGTACCGTCCCAACATCTCTTCCCAACGCATTCAGCAGGAGTACCGCTCCTCCACCTACTGGGACACCCACGCCtatcagcagcgacgccacacTGACTCGCATGGCCCGAGatctgcctcctcgtcgtcgtcgtcctcgagcTTCTCAGCGCATTCGGTGGCAGACCCGCTCGGGTACTACCGCGCGTTGGGGCTCAACGGTGATGAGTCGGTCAACGAAATCCGCAGCGCGTATCGGCGAATCGTGCTGAAGCAGCACCCCGACGTGGGCGGCTCGAGTGAGGCAATGGTGAAGGCGAACGAAGCCTATCGCGTCCTTCGAGATCCAAAGCGGCGAGCGGCATACGACCAGAGTTAA
- a CDS encoding hypothetical predicted multipass transmembrane protein, producing MRDAVVSFFRRGWKAMKEELQNTVDNIRSTQLNVAFLFAVFCVLFVIVGNVILLISINFWIVQFPADALEHNSSQIAIQVVTMLLLAFLFSVLCAVFTAFYGALPLWHVLADRNRVGGPWYRLFLLFASGASNGISSVLAVYAMTHTPEFIQAVLLCCIPFSAQAWTVIFIPIERKRDYLSMFFIASFLLFVAGVLLSSLSAFLHPNEHGEKASLPWALLYLASSVLFGLWCVVQRLYLDAVALKVPPEAEGAPSCPKLRESSRTPQREELRDEAYTEELGASVTPATDPVPECTQKAGAACSEEGPRLFGMEDDDEELPLTPSAELLAKRKWGSQNVDDNAAKMVLLVVGMLFQLLVSFLAFPVDAIPWFGTSDSALHAWEGFRNSMDFIFASWFHVRYGLLLTLGFAMSFIGCTYLNEHSPTLASVVLQLAGPITSLTIIIIPQWNVYQDSSSVGHKVGGVILLLVAALLYHLWEQQSLRVLLAKAEEAKRRHEHAATSGDRAAKQRVVDADNCATDEPVVDNRV from the coding sequence ATGCGCGACGCCGTGGTGTCCTTCTTCCGGCGGGGCTGGAAGGCCATGAAGGAAGAGCTGCAGAACACCGTCGACAACATCCGCAGCACGCAGCTCAACGTCGCCTTCCTCTTCGCTGTGTTCTGCGTGTTGTTTGTTATCGTTGGCAACGTGATTCTTCTCATCTCCATCAACTTCTGGATCGTGCAGTTCCCCGCCGATGCCCTGGAGCACAACTCCAGCCAGATCGCGATCCAGGTGGTCACGATGCTCCTGCTCGCCTTTCTGTTTtctgtgctgtgtgccgtCTTCACCGCCTTCTacggcgcgctgccgctgtggcacGTGCTGGCGGATCGCAACCGCGTCGGCGGGCCGTGGTACCGCCTCTTCCTGCTCTTCGCCTCTGGTGCGTCGaacggcatcagcagcgttCTGGCCGTGTACGCCATGACGCACACCCCCGAGTTCATTCAGGCAGTACTGCTGTGCTGCATCCCGTTCAGCGCGCAGGCCTGGACGGTGATCTTCATCCCTATTGAGCGCAAGCGCGACTACCTCTCCATGTTCTTCATCGCGTCCTTCCTGCTGTTCGTGGCaggcgtgctgctgtcgagTCTGTCGGCATTCCTGCACCCGAACGAGCACGGCGAGAAGGCGTCGTTACCGTGGGCGCTTCTCTACCTGGCGAGCTCCGTCCTCTTTGGGCTGTGGTGCGTAGTGCAGCGGCTGTACCTGGATGCCGTAGCGCTGAAGGTGCcgccggaggcggagggcgcACCAAGTTGCCCGAAGTTGAGGGAGAGCAGCCGCACCCCGCAGcgtgaggagctgcgcgacgaaGCTTACACGGAGGAGCTTGGCGCCAGCGTGACGCCGGCCACGGACCCGGTGCCCGAGTGCACGCAGAAGGCGGGTGCCGCCTGCTCCGAGGAGGGCCCGCGCTTGTTCGGCATGgaggacgatgacgaggagctgcCTCTGACGCCGTCCGCGGAGCTGCTAGCGAAGCGGAAATGGGGCAGTCAAAACGTCGACGACAACGCCGCCAAGATGGTGCTTCTTGTGGTAGGTATGCTGTTCCAGCTGCTGGTCTCTTTCCTGGCGTTCCCGGTGGACGCGATTCCGTGGTTTGGCACCTCCGACTCGGCGCTCCACGCGTGGGAGGGCTTCCGAAACTCCATGGATTTCATCTTCGCCTCCTGGTTTCATGTGCGCTACGGactcctcctcaccctcgGCTTCGCGATGAGCTTCATCGGGTGCACGTACCTGAACGAGCACAGCCCGACGCTGGCATCGGTGGTGTTGCAGCTCGCCGGCCCAATCACGTCGCTgaccatcatcatcatcccGCAGTGGAACGTGTACcaggacagcagcagcgtgggccACAAAGTCGGCGGCGTTATTCTTCTCCTtgtcgcggcgctgctgtacCACCTGTGGGAGCAGCAgtctctgcgcgtgctgctggcgaaggcggaggaggcgaagcgtCGGCACGAGCACGCCGCGACTAGCGGCGACAGGGCCGCGAAGCAGCGCGTGGTCGACGCGGATAACTGCGCCACGGATGAGCCCGTCGTGGACAACCGTGTGTGA